TGGGGAAGCTCTCACAAGAGTGTGTGGTATGCCGAGCATCGACGTACGTTTGGAGGGGCTCTCCTCGACTTGAACAATGCTCGCCTCGGATCCCTTATTCTGACGAGCACGACTGGTCAAGGTCTCTCGGGGATATGCGGCAGAGCCAAGCTTCGCCTTGATAGGGCGCGCCTTAAACTCACGCCGCTTGCgttcctcctcttcttgtGCTTTGAGGCGGGCCTCTCGTTCCGCCCGTTTGCGTTGCGAGATCGCTTCACCGGGAAGCTCAAAGTTGGGCCGCGTTGGCACCTTTAGTGACCTGGTCCGCTGTGGGGTCTGCGGCGCAGCCTTTTCGGCCTGTTGAGCAAGGCGGGCATCGCGCTGCTCCTTGATCCggcgggcgacggcctcTCCCGGCAATTCAAAGGATGGCTTCGTAGGGGCCTTTGTAGATTTGCTAGGTGGCTTGGGCGGCAGTAAGCTGGTTGGACGAGTCGCAGTGGACTTTCTAGTGAGCCCTTTCCCTGGTGATGCCTTTGTAGCGTCGCTATTCACTGTCGACgctgtctttctctctgcaGCACGCCCTCGAGGTGCTGGCTTGGCTCCAGCGCCAGTTGATTGAGTACGCTTCAATGTTGAGGCCGTTCGCTTGATGGTTGTGCTGCTCGTGGCAACCGTAGTGGCCGTGTTCGCGGAATCGTCTGTCTTTGACCGATTACGGCTCGACTTGCTGGGTGTCGCTAGTCGTGCTGCAATGTTAACGGCCTCCAATTCCTCCTCAAGCCTGTCAATAGCTTCGACCGAGTCTTCAATCCGAGACCGCGAGCCGCTTGAGACAGACCGAGAGGGAGTACGGGGAGCTTCGACAACAGGCTCACTGCTCATGTCCGTGGAAATGGAAATGACTCTGTCCTTAGGATCTTCGACGTAGTCCAGAGATGACTCCTTGTCATTGCCGCGCTCGACAACAGAGACGCTTAGCGCCGAGTACGTAGGGCTATTCATTGCAGCCTCTCCGAAGGGagtcggcgaggccgatcGAACCACCGTCTCCGTAACGGCCATGTCGTCTGTTTCTCTAGATAGTTGCGACGTATCCTGAGCCACGTCTTCAGTCACCAAAGGTGTGGCTAGAAGTTTATAGGCATTAGCTGGTTTGCTCTGATTGCAAATACCCCCCCATGTGCGATCGGCCTGCACCAAGACGTTGCAGCCAAAGTCCACCGTCAAGCCGCCCCGCCTCTTGGGCAAGTTGTCGCGCTTTGCCGTGCTGTCTGGGTCCAGAACCGAAAGCACATAGTCATACTGACCTGCCTGGTGTCGAGCGATGGACGTAAGAAAGTCAGTATCGGTGACAAGAGAGTGGTTTGAGAGGTCTGCTGCGTGGAAGACTGTGTTGGTCAGTAGTGTAAATCAACCACATAGTAGTAATAATCAGACGAGCGAACCTCGAGAAGGAAAGCTGGGCTCGCTGGCTTCAAATATCAAGTCCGGTGCCTGGCGAAAGGGAACGGTTGAGGAAGCGGTTGTTTcagccgacgacgggatACCCTCGTCTCGTTCGGTTTCGTGAGGCAGCTCGCCAGAGAGTGGTCCCTGCGCCGATGTGGTCACGGTAGACGATGTGGTGCAGTACTGGGCGTCTTCCCTGATGTGACTGAGGGTTGGAACAGTTTTGGTATCAATGGTTAGTTGAGGTAAACGGGGTCGCACGAGGTGCAGTAGTGATCTGTCGGCACGGTTCTTTTGAGGGCTGTAGATGTGAAGTTCTCTGAGCTTGGCGGTCAGCGAATCGATGAAATCAGGCGTGCTTCGATCGTTATTAGTGTCACGGTTTCTGTTAACAGTAAAGTAATTGTAGCTGGGCGCAATGGTTGCGTCGATGGAAGCATTGAGGCCGGAGCAAGAGGTGGTAGCGCCCTCAAGAACGCCGAACCCTCCGTGGAACTGGGCCGCAGCCATGGATCGAGAGAGGCGCCCCATTGTGCTCGACAATCTCCGGATCCGACCTAAATTCAAGACAGGGAACTGCCAAACCCAGACAAATTGGACGACAGGGGGGCCGTATTGGGGGGCCTCGGTGGGCCGTCTCGAATTTGAGGACAATTTCGCTTGGGAGCAGCCGGGGTGCGTGTAGATGTGGCGGGATTATTGGCTGGAACACTATGCAGTATTGAGACCGTATGATTTGGATCAAGACAGTATTGAGGAGGGCTGATGGTAGTCCAAAACTGAGCTCTTCGACGATGATGGGCAAATATGCTCAATGTGTATGGTGGAAGCAAGACAAACGGCGCGTCGTGGCGGAATGCCTTTCTAGCTTGTCATACCACCATGACGGCGGCAATTGGCTTCTATCTGGTCTTTCCCCTCGTGGGAACTACATGTCAGTTCCCGCCAACAGAGCCACAaatcgacgccggcctgcgGGCACGGCCGCCATGCCATGGCAGGCTCGATCGGGTCGAAAGCCGCCTCGGGTGGCTATAGCATGAGGCACTACCCGTTTCGATGCAGCAACGACGCGATGACTAAGTAACGCGTCTGACTCGGTCGCGTCTTTCCGTTTGGACCCCGCACCCGTTTGTTGACTTGGGTGGAGCATTCCTGCCCAATCGTCCAGGCCGCCCCGGGAGTGTGGAAGCAGGACGCCGGTACATTCATTGCCTTGGACGGCGTGGCACACTGGCAACTTCCGATAACGGGTTCCAACGTCGTGCCAGCTTCCAGACTGCCTGCCACGCCCGAGTGTTACTCTTCGCATCCGCAATCCCAAAAGACTGCTGACGGGCGTTGTTAGATGGTGCCGGCAAACGCAACCGTGTCAGCGCCGTCTAACAAGACATGCTGCTTTTTGGTCGCAGAATATTCTCAATTGATCCATCCAATCAGGGGATGATTGTGCTGTTCTCTGCGGACTCTGTCACATTTTCGGCCTGAGCCTGAAGCGTCGGTGCGTGCTCCGTTGGAATGCGAACCAGCGTctgagggagagggaggctGGCGTCTTCCGACTCCAACGGTTCTTGTCCCTGCGGCTTGGCGAGTTGGGCTGCAAAAAGTCGTTAGTCTGGAAACCATTGTTTTCTCATTCAGTCTGTCTTGACGTACCAGAAGCCATGTTAATGGCACGCAGCACGTTATGCCAGTTGCCAATGACCATGGCAATAGCTATGATGCATTAGTCTTGTCGCCAGTTACTGACACACGAGAACTGCCCATCCTCACCTTCAGTGCCATCTGAAAGGGTCGCCAGTTTCTGTTCCAGTGCTTCCATTTGACCTGCAACGGCGGCACTGAGGTCGCGCAGCTCCTTCAGATGTTCCAgttcggccttcttctcggcaaTACGCGCTACCAGCATGGGTGACGGGCCTGCTGAGGCGTTCTGTGACCCCGCGCCCGGGAGCCGAGTAGAAAGGGACCTTGTCGGGAAGGACATACTGGGTCGAATCAGGATTGTCGGTTTTCGTTATTAGAGAGGCCGTTGTGTGTAAAGCTTGTTTTCGAGATACCGGGAATGGTGGCGGGGTGATGGTAGCTGGTTGCGAATTGCAAGTCTGAGGAAAGCGTCAAAGACTTGGTGAGGATGCACATGCAAAAGAATGCGGCAGGCGGTGGGGAATTGACTTAGCTGGATGCGCCCAGCAACCCCCTCTTCCATGCACTCCTGTTTACACTAGTCCTGATTCGGCCGAGTGTAAATAAATGACACTTCGGTAAattttctccctccccccgacCCCATCGTCACTGTCCCAGCCACCTCTGCGACGTGCTTCGCTTCGCTAAACTTCCCATTCCTCGCTCTTCGTTCCACCGCGCCGCCTCATCTCCCTCCTGCCAGTATGCACCATGGCCCGACTAAACGAACCCCCCGTATCTGCAGATAGCATGGACATTAGTATGTTTGTTTACTTTGCCTCTCCCAGTACCTCGTGTCGGCTAACTCTTGTCATTGAAGTGCGTAGAAAGCTGCTGCGCCAAAACAGGGAActcgccaaggccaacgCTACTCACCTGTCCCGTATCAAGAGCCTCGAAGCGGACTTCGCTCGATCACTATCGGAGAACCTCAAACTAAACAGCTGCATCATCGAGCTGAAGGAGGAGCTCAAAAACAGCAACACCCGACGGGTAGCGGACCACGCCCGGGATATTAGGTCACAGCTCGAATCTCAGCTGAAGGAATGCCTCTCGGTTCTTGAGACCCTTGGCCAGGAGCCTCCGACCAAACGACATGCGAGCCCCCAAGGCCGAAGGATCGCCAGAGCCAGTCTGTCGCCTCGTAGCCCTCCGCAGAGACGGCCACCAAGGGAGTCATTTAAGGACACGGAGGCCCGAGCGCTGCAAGAGGGCCGTCTCCCTCCCATTGCAGAGAACAAGTCGTATCCCAGAGCAACACTTGAGTAAGTTGAGCAGGCTGCGTCGTTGTCACGATACTAACAGCTTCCAGCCGTGAGCAGATACTCGCTCTATGCTCAGAAGCCGCAGACACGACAGACACCGTCGATACCACCGATTCCCCTGAAC
This genomic interval from Colletotrichum higginsianum IMI 349063 chromosome 9, whole genome shotgun sequence contains the following:
- a CDS encoding Carboxylesterase family protein, with amino-acid sequence MGRLSRSMAAAQFHGGFGVLEGATTSCSGLNASIDATIAPSYNYFTVNRNRDTNNDRSTPDFIDSLTAKLRELHIYSPQKNRADRSLLHLVRPRLPQLTIDTKTVPTLSHIREDAQYCTTSSTVTTSAQGPLSGELPHETERDEGIPSSAETTASSTVPFRQAPDLIFEASEPSFPSRVFHAADLSNHSLVTDTDFLTSIARHQAGQYDYVLSVLDPDSTAKRDNLPKRRGGLTVDFGCNVLVQADRTWGGICNQSKPANAYKLLATPLVTEDVAQDTSQLSRETDDMAVTETVVRSASPTPFGEAAMNSPTYSALSVSVVERGNDKESSLDYVEDPKDRVISISTDMSSEPVVEAPRTPSRSVSSGSRSRIEDSVEAIDRLEEELEAVNIAARLATPSKSSRNRSKTDDSANTATTVATSSTTIKRTASTLKRTQSTGAGAKPAPRGRAAERKTASTVNSDATKASPGKGLTRKSTATRPTSLLPPKPPSKSTKAPTKPSFELPGEAVARRIKEQRDARLAQQAEKAAPQTPQRTRSLKVPTRPNFELPGEAISQRKRAEREARLKAQEEEERKRREFKARPIKAKLGSAAYPRETLTSRARQNKGSEASIVQVEESPSKRTSMLGIPHTLVRASPTRSPQTRGRGTSQTAAANQASRATSTSTGSMSGKRSTLSDEDLEQQRLKGREIFQRDNCYIEDKERERREREWNAKMAREQAAERSRQASREWAEKQKRKQLAAVAAMAGQAA
- a CDS encoding DASH complex subunit Dad2 yields the protein MSFPTRSLSTRLPGAGSQNASAGPSPMLVARIAEKKAELEHLKELRDLSAAVAGQMEALEQKLATLSDGTEAIAMVIGNWHNVLRAINMASAQLAKPQGQEPLESEDASLPLPQTLVRIPTEHAPTLQAQAENVTESAENSTIIP